A single region of the Agromyces sp. Leaf222 genome encodes:
- a CDS encoding ABC transporter substrate-binding protein, protein MTTPISLVLEYFHPWPNSAGFYVAREAGWYADQGIDLEIRTVDPGIGDGLEHVNRGLADLAVFPTNRLLVRAERGEQLHALSAINQRGLETVRTLEQSGIRTLADLEGRRLALNPTPRGLAIVRDLVERAGGDFDRVELVDAGVRELSAADLLNGEADATFGSYWAWDILLTEQPDLPERHWRVDDELGIRYHSYLLGGGPAAAQLPAHLIDGFLAATARGFAHAAANPAPTVDLFSTVTPYFTEDVIARSLEAIAPTWFHDGRWGGIRSEAMDRYAEWMAANGLIADAAGWRRTLAPGAITDLEASAA, encoded by the coding sequence ATGACCACCCCCATCTCCCTCGTGCTCGAGTACTTCCACCCCTGGCCGAACTCGGCCGGGTTCTACGTCGCCCGCGAGGCCGGATGGTACGCGGATCAGGGCATCGACCTCGAGATCCGCACCGTCGACCCCGGCATCGGCGACGGCCTCGAGCACGTGAACCGCGGTCTCGCCGACCTCGCGGTGTTCCCCACGAACCGCCTGCTCGTGCGGGCGGAGCGGGGCGAGCAGCTGCACGCGCTCAGCGCGATCAACCAGCGCGGGCTCGAGACCGTGCGCACGCTCGAGCAGAGCGGCATCCGGACCCTGGCCGATCTCGAGGGCCGGCGCCTCGCGTTGAACCCCACGCCACGCGGCCTCGCGATCGTGCGCGACCTCGTCGAGCGTGCCGGCGGCGACTTCGACCGCGTCGAGCTGGTCGATGCCGGCGTCCGCGAGCTCAGCGCCGCCGACCTCCTCAACGGCGAAGCGGATGCCACGTTCGGCTCGTACTGGGCGTGGGACATCCTGTTGACCGAGCAGCCCGACCTGCCGGAACGGCACTGGCGCGTCGACGACGAGCTCGGCATCCGATACCACAGCTACCTGCTCGGCGGCGGACCGGCGGCCGCACAGTTGCCGGCGCACCTCATCGACGGCTTCCTGGCCGCGACGGCCCGCGGGTTCGCGCACGCGGCCGCGAATCCGGCACCGACCGTCGACCTCTTCTCGACCGTCACGCCCTACTTCACCGAGGACGTGATCGCCCGATCGCTCGAGGCGATCGCGCCCACCTGGTTCCACGACGGCCGTTGGGGCGGCATCCGGTCGGAGGCCATGGACCGGTATGCGGAATGGATGGCGGCGAACGGCTTGATCGCGGATGCCGCGGGCTGGCGTCGCACGCTCGCACCCGGCGCGATCACCGACCTCGAGGCATCCGCCGCATGA
- a CDS encoding sulfurtransferase has product MIAPVFVDAIDLHAQLRSGDAPVVLDATLILHRPRFDGDFRAESGRDRWRDAHVPGSRHVAIDTEFSVPHATHDHHAPPQGIADRLAAIGIGEGTRVVVYDSVGTIWAARLWYLLDWIGVPVSVLDGGLAAWRSAGLPIETADDATAPDEVHPARRWAARTAREAWVERDEIALARDGALVCGLPATAFAGVEPTRYSRRGHIPGSVNVPARALFDRDGRILPADEIIARYREAGADLDAELLLYCGGGISATANALALAHAGLRRVRVYDGSLEEWSADPALPLSTEEALAGSR; this is encoded by the coding sequence ATGATCGCGCCCGTCTTCGTCGACGCGATCGACCTGCACGCGCAGCTCCGCTCCGGTGACGCACCCGTCGTGCTCGACGCCACCCTGATCCTGCACCGACCACGTTTCGACGGGGACTTCCGCGCCGAGAGCGGCCGGGACCGCTGGCGGGACGCGCACGTCCCCGGGTCGCGGCACGTCGCCATCGACACGGAGTTCTCGGTGCCGCACGCCACGCACGATCACCACGCGCCGCCGCAGGGCATCGCCGATCGGCTGGCGGCGATCGGCATCGGCGAGGGCACCCGGGTCGTGGTCTACGACAGCGTCGGAACGATCTGGGCTGCGCGCCTCTGGTACCTGCTCGACTGGATCGGCGTGCCGGTCAGCGTGCTCGACGGCGGCCTCGCCGCGTGGCGATCCGCGGGCCTGCCGATCGAGACGGCCGACGACGCGACGGCGCCCGATGAGGTGCATCCGGCTCGACGCTGGGCGGCCCGCACCGCCCGCGAGGCCTGGGTCGAGCGTGACGAGATCGCCCTCGCCCGTGACGGCGCGCTCGTCTGCGGCCTTCCCGCGACGGCCTTCGCGGGCGTCGAGCCGACCCGGTACTCCAGGCGAGGTCACATCCCCGGCAGCGTCAACGTGCCGGCACGCGCACTCTTCGACCGTGACGGCCGCATCCTGCCGGCGGACGAGATCATCGCCCGATACCGGGAGGCCGGAGCCGACCTCGACGCAGAGCTGCTGCTCTACTGCGGAGGCGGCATCTCGGCGACGGCCAACGCCCTCGCACTCGCCCATGCCGGCCTGCGCCGCGTGCGGGTCTACGACGGCTCGCTCGAGGAGTGGAGCGCCGACCCGGCCCTGCCGCTCAGCACGGAGGAGGCGCTGGCCGGCAGCCGTTGA
- a CDS encoding TetR/AcrR family transcriptional regulator C-terminal domain-containing protein translates to MALDRHQIVTEAVALLDADGLDGVTLRKLAARLGVQQPTLYWHIPSKAALITAIADAILEQQFPEMVPPEPGEPWEAWLLGLAERLRRALLAHPDGARIISTSQTSLRMAAISELAISTLVRCEVPLRQARLIVLTVEHFTVGHVLEEQTGPPAAGSAQDFDLEAFTEAHPTVVAGIAEYFQDGRTADDLFRDCLSVIMRGATAAAGTTH, encoded by the coding sequence ATGGCATTGGACCGGCACCAGATCGTCACCGAGGCCGTCGCGCTGCTCGACGCAGACGGCCTCGACGGGGTGACGCTGCGCAAGCTCGCCGCCAGGCTCGGCGTGCAGCAGCCGACGCTCTACTGGCACATCCCCAGCAAGGCCGCCCTGATCACCGCGATCGCCGACGCGATCCTCGAGCAGCAGTTCCCCGAGATGGTGCCACCGGAGCCCGGCGAGCCGTGGGAGGCGTGGCTCCTCGGCCTCGCCGAACGGTTGCGACGCGCGCTCCTCGCCCATCCCGACGGCGCCCGGATCATCTCCACGTCGCAGACCTCGCTCAGGATGGCCGCCATCTCCGAGCTCGCGATCAGTACGCTGGTGCGCTGCGAGGTCCCCCTGCGGCAGGCCCGCCTCATCGTCCTGACCGTCGAGCACTTCACGGTGGGCCACGTCCTCGAGGAGCAGACCGGCCCGCCCGCCGCGGGCTCCGCGCAGGACTTCGACCTCGAGGCCTTCACCGAGGCCCACCCGACGGTCGTGGCCGGCATCGCCGAGTACTTCCAAGACGGTCGCACTGCAGACGACCTGTTCCGCGACTGCCTGAGCGTGATCATGCGGGGCGCGACGGCGGCGGCCGGCACGACGCACTGA
- a CDS encoding helix-turn-helix transcriptional regulator, with translation MGTQDDIREFLTSRRARLTPAQVGLPDFGGRRRVPGLRREEVALVAGMSAEYYKRLERGNASGVSEAVIDGISRALQLDEAEHAHLHDLIRTANAGAHPKRRRPVGSSQLTAAMQQTIDAMSTVPVFVQNGRLDAVAVNRLGRALFSEMLDGARPPANAARFVFLDPRAQTFYQDWEGNTRQIVAILRAEAGRSPYDRQLSDLVGELSTRSDLFRRLWGAHDVREHRTGLKRVHHPVVGALDLTYQSMDLASDRGLQMLVFSAEPGSSSHDRLQLLANWAETKASSEVSADAEAEVEAAARED, from the coding sequence ATGGGCACCCAGGACGACATCCGCGAGTTCCTCACCTCGCGGCGGGCCAGACTCACTCCCGCACAGGTGGGGCTGCCTGACTTCGGCGGCCGCCGCCGGGTGCCGGGGCTCCGCCGCGAAGAGGTCGCCCTGGTCGCCGGGATGAGCGCCGAGTACTACAAGCGGCTCGAGCGCGGCAACGCCTCGGGTGTCTCCGAAGCCGTGATCGACGGGATCAGCCGTGCCCTGCAGCTCGACGAAGCCGAGCACGCGCACCTGCACGACCTGATCCGCACGGCCAATGCCGGCGCCCATCCCAAGCGACGTCGACCGGTCGGATCGTCGCAGTTGACCGCCGCAATGCAGCAGACCATCGACGCGATGTCGACGGTGCCGGTGTTCGTGCAGAACGGCCGTCTCGACGCCGTCGCCGTCAACCGACTCGGCCGTGCCCTCTTCTCCGAGATGCTCGATGGAGCCCGGCCCCCGGCGAACGCCGCCCGATTCGTCTTCCTCGACCCCAGGGCGCAGACGTTCTATCAGGACTGGGAGGGCAACACCAGGCAGATCGTCGCCATCCTGCGTGCGGAAGCCGGGCGGTCGCCCTACGACCGGCAGCTCAGCGATCTCGTGGGCGAACTCTCCACCCGCAGCGACCTGTTCCGCAGGCTCTGGGGCGCTCACGACGTGCGCGAACACCGCACCGGACTCAAGCGGGTTCACCACCCCGTCGTGGGCGCCCTCGACCTGACGTACCAGAGCATGGACCTCGCGTCGGATCGCGGACTGCAGATGCTGGTCTTCTCCGCCGAGCCCGGATCCTCATCGCATGACCGGCTGCAGCTTCTCGCGAATTGGGCGGAGACGAAGGCATCGAGCGAGGTGTCCGCCGACGCCGAGGCCGAGGTCGAGGCCGCGGCGCGCGAGGACTGA
- a CDS encoding aldo/keto reductase — protein sequence MKNARLGGLEVSRIGLGAMTMAGTYTSEGALDHAESIRTIHRALDLGVTHIDTAEIYGPYLSEQIVGDAVRGRRDRVRIATKFGLVSHSRGGPGTTDSRAANIRTAVEGSLKRLGTEYIDLYYQHRVDPDTPIEETAGAVADLITEGKVLHFGLSEASVGTIRRAHAVQPVSALQTEYSLWTREVEAEILPVLRELGIGFVPYSPLGHGLLTGRIRSIDDFPDDDWRKSNPRFAGENFQRNLRIVEEVRAIGAEIGATPAQTALAWILTKGDDIAPIPGTRRVARVEENTAADRIELTQAQVDRLDSLEPAAGARHDEVNMASIDG from the coding sequence ATGAAGAACGCACGTCTCGGAGGCCTCGAGGTCTCCCGCATCGGGCTCGGCGCGATGACCATGGCCGGCACGTACACCTCGGAAGGCGCTCTGGACCACGCGGAGTCGATCCGCACCATCCACCGCGCCCTCGATCTGGGCGTCACCCATATCGACACCGCGGAGATCTACGGCCCTTACCTGAGCGAGCAGATCGTGGGAGACGCCGTGAGAGGCCGTCGAGACCGCGTGAGGATCGCCACGAAGTTCGGCCTCGTGTCCCACTCCAGGGGCGGCCCTGGAACGACCGACAGCCGTGCCGCGAACATCCGGACCGCGGTTGAGGGATCGCTGAAGCGCCTCGGCACCGAGTACATCGACCTGTACTACCAGCACCGCGTCGACCCCGACACGCCCATCGAGGAGACGGCCGGCGCCGTGGCCGACCTGATCACCGAGGGCAAGGTGCTCCACTTCGGACTCTCCGAAGCGTCGGTGGGAACGATCCGCCGCGCTCACGCCGTTCAGCCGGTCTCGGCCCTGCAGACCGAGTACTCCCTGTGGACCCGCGAGGTGGAAGCCGAGATCCTGCCCGTGCTTCGCGAACTGGGTATCGGGTTCGTGCCGTACTCGCCCCTCGGCCACGGGTTGCTGACCGGTCGGATCCGGTCGATCGACGACTTCCCCGACGACGACTGGCGCAAGAGCAACCCCAGGTTCGCCGGGGAGAACTTCCAGCGCAACCTGCGGATCGTCGAGGAGGTCCGGGCGATCGGCGCCGAGATCGGTGCAACTCCCGCGCAGACTGCGCTCGCATGGATCCTCACGAAGGGGGACGACATCGCCCCCATCCCCGGCACACGCCGCGTCGCTCGAGTCGAGGAGAACACCGCGGCAGATCGGATCGAACTCACGCAGGCGCAGGTGGACCGGTTGGACTCCCTCGAGCCCGCCGCGGGCGCACGTCACGACGAAGTGAACATGGCGTCCATCGACGGCTGA
- a CDS encoding GNAT family N-acetyltransferase, which yields MSERPDFRLPFRFEERLTERLRLRIMRDTDLDDVLAYQSRADVCEYLLFEPRDRETVTARIATWSEQSTLTSDGDFLELAVERRSDARVIGDLYFSLKHAEHGYAEIGWAFHPKYSGRGYATEAAAELLRMGFASMGLHRIVAEVDPWNAASVALCRRLGMRKEAHFVGNIWFKGRWADTEVYALREAEWDDRHDARPT from the coding sequence GTGAGCGAGCGTCCGGACTTCCGCCTCCCGTTCCGGTTCGAGGAGAGACTCACCGAACGGCTCAGGCTCCGCATCATGCGCGACACGGACCTCGATGACGTCCTCGCCTACCAGTCGCGAGCGGATGTCTGCGAGTACCTGCTCTTCGAGCCGCGAGATCGCGAGACCGTCACCGCGAGGATCGCGACGTGGTCGGAGCAGTCGACGCTCACCTCCGATGGGGACTTCCTGGAGCTCGCGGTGGAGCGAAGGAGCGATGCGCGCGTGATCGGCGACCTGTACTTCAGCCTCAAGCACGCCGAGCACGGGTACGCCGAGATCGGCTGGGCCTTCCACCCCAAATACTCGGGCCGAGGGTACGCGACCGAGGCCGCTGCGGAGCTGCTCCGGATGGGATTCGCATCGATGGGCCTGCACCGCATCGTCGCCGAGGTCGACCCGTGGAACGCGGCATCCGTCGCGCTCTGCCGTCGGCTCGGCATGCGCAAGGAGGCGCACTTCGTCGGCAACATCTGGTTCAAGGGCCGCTGGGCCGACACGGAGGTCTACGCGCTGCGCGAGGCAGAGTGGGACGACCGGCACGATGCGAGGCCGACCTAG
- a CDS encoding CPBP family intramembrane glutamic endopeptidase, producing the protein MTADRPLRIAPRVRLGVLAYLLYLAVFYSVWIFNGIDYNHIGDSEDTLWKWYVAPLAAGSVAIIVIVSIYGWWRPALFETKKRLPAWVWVFPVALALLAVFGLFGDTSRVTPLMWVFLVIGSLLVGFNEELVTRGQLIVALRSRFGELGVWFFSTLLFGLLHLPNTLFGTGLPGISQVFITFLIGTVLYLLRRVSGTLIFAMALHGLWDFSSFAAPGGLSGILGILVGVVAVIFAIILTRRESRSERTKTVHERE; encoded by the coding sequence ATGACCGCTGATCGTCCGCTTCGCATCGCGCCCCGTGTTCGGCTCGGCGTCCTCGCCTACTTGCTGTACCTCGCCGTGTTCTACAGCGTCTGGATCTTCAACGGCATCGACTACAACCACATCGGCGACAGCGAGGACACCCTCTGGAAGTGGTACGTCGCGCCGCTGGCCGCGGGCTCGGTCGCGATCATCGTCATCGTCTCGATCTACGGATGGTGGCGGCCCGCGCTCTTCGAGACGAAGAAGCGGCTTCCGGCCTGGGTCTGGGTCTTCCCGGTCGCCCTCGCGCTGCTCGCGGTGTTCGGCCTGTTCGGCGACACCTCCCGCGTCACCCCGCTGATGTGGGTCTTCCTCGTGATCGGCAGCCTCCTCGTCGGCTTCAACGAGGAGCTCGTCACCCGGGGGCAGCTGATCGTGGCCTTGCGGAGCCGGTTCGGGGAGCTCGGGGTGTGGTTCTTCAGCACGCTGCTCTTCGGCCTGCTGCACCTGCCGAACACGCTCTTCGGCACCGGGCTGCCCGGCATCTCGCAGGTCTTCATCACGTTCCTGATCGGCACCGTCCTGTACCTGCTCCGTCGTGTCAGCGGCACGCTGATCTTCGCGATGGCACTGCACGGCCTCTGGGACTTCTCGTCCTTCGCGGCCCCCGGCGGCCTGTCCGGAATTCTGGGAATCCTCGTGGGCGTCGTCGCCGTGATCTTCGCGATCATCCTCACGCGCCGGGAGAGCCGCAGCGAGCGCACGAAGACGGTGCACGAGCGCGAATGA
- a CDS encoding HNH endonuclease, producing MAVSRSRAAVYARRRKRRLAQSTHDLSDAQWEALRTEWRGCAYCGASDRPLQRDCVQPISRGGRYTLDNVVPACGACNASKSNDEVTSWLRRKKLDERAFLLRQHEIGTLLKARFTVQDVALD from the coding sequence ATGGCCGTCAGTCGGAGTCGTGCAGCGGTGTACGCGCGGCGGCGCAAGCGCCGTCTGGCGCAGAGCACCCACGATCTCAGTGATGCGCAGTGGGAGGCGTTGAGAACCGAATGGCGTGGCTGCGCCTACTGCGGTGCGAGCGATCGGCCGCTGCAGCGGGACTGCGTCCAGCCGATCTCACGCGGCGGCCGGTACACCCTCGACAACGTCGTGCCGGCCTGCGGCGCATGCAACGCGAGCAAGTCCAACGACGAGGTCACGTCGTGGCTTCGTCGCAAGAAGCTCGATGAGCGTGCGTTCCTGCTGCGGCAGCACGAGATCGGCACGCTTCTGAAGGCGCGGTTCACCGTTCAGGATGTCGCGCTCGACTGA
- a CDS encoding PH domain-containing protein → MSVTSERRVAASVWQRAANLAKRVLLLELRIYANIGRFVARRPAIARGAAGFSYHKPVFAVLMIFIVLSAVEIPIIDLVVHRWPAVRIVMLVLGIWGVTWMFGLLCGYLMRPMTVGPDGIRVREGLELDVELTWDDIASVSRRKQVDEPKSPRIETTDASRTLALRMHDETNITIELERPTVVRLPGRAPKGGDQEITALRLWVDDPKGFLDEVRRHL, encoded by the coding sequence ATGAGCGTCACGAGCGAACGCCGCGTTGCGGCATCCGTCTGGCAGCGTGCAGCGAACCTGGCGAAGCGGGTGCTGCTCCTAGAACTGCGCATCTACGCGAACATCGGGCGCTTCGTCGCGCGCAGGCCTGCGATCGCGCGCGGCGCGGCCGGGTTCAGCTACCACAAGCCCGTGTTCGCGGTGCTGATGATCTTCATCGTGCTGTCGGCCGTCGAGATCCCGATCATCGACCTCGTCGTGCACCGGTGGCCCGCGGTGCGCATCGTCATGCTCGTGCTCGGCATCTGGGGCGTCACCTGGATGTTCGGCCTGCTCTGCGGCTACCTCATGCGGCCCATGACGGTCGGGCCCGACGGCATCCGCGTGCGCGAGGGGCTCGAGCTCGACGTCGAGCTCACGTGGGACGACATCGCGTCGGTCTCACGACGCAAGCAGGTCGATGAGCCCAAGTCACCGCGCATCGAGACGACGGATGCCTCGCGCACCCTCGCGCTGCGCATGCACGACGAGACGAACATCACGATCGAGCTGGAGCGCCCCACCGTCGTGCGGCTGCCCGGACGTGCGCCGAAGGGCGGCGATCAGGAGATCACCGCCCTTCGGCTGTGGGTCGACGACCCGAAGGGGTTCCTCGACGAGGTGCGTCGGCACCTCTGA
- a CDS encoding MarR family winged helix-turn-helix transcriptional regulator — protein sequence MTQIEREPSTQAPALTPTPTVLDRLLEIGELFQQDMATAFAGTSLTPARVRVLWVIQHGGPMTQQALASGLDVSARNVTALVDALESGGHVRRSPHPTDRRATIVSLTEAAELRMREMQREHAELTADLLDAVAPADRAALERGVDAIAERLRALIAADRERRA from the coding sequence ATGACCCAGATCGAGCGCGAGCCGTCGACGCAGGCTCCGGCTCTCACGCCGACGCCGACCGTGCTCGACCGGCTGCTCGAGATCGGCGAGCTGTTCCAGCAGGACATGGCGACCGCATTCGCGGGCACCTCGCTCACGCCGGCACGCGTGCGCGTGCTCTGGGTGATCCAGCACGGCGGACCGATGACGCAGCAGGCGCTCGCGAGCGGCCTCGACGTCAGCGCGCGCAACGTCACGGCGCTCGTCGATGCGCTCGAGAGCGGTGGGCACGTGCGTCGGTCGCCGCATCCGACCGACCGACGGGCGACGATCGTCTCGCTCACCGAGGCGGCCGAACTCCGCATGCGCGAGATGCAGCGCGAGCACGCCGAACTCACCGCCGACCTGCTCGATGCCGTCGCGCCCGCCGACCGGGCCGCCCTCGAGCGCGGCGTCGACGCCATCGCCGAGCGGTTGCGGGCACTCATCGCGGCGGACCGGGAGCGTCGGGCATGA
- a CDS encoding GNAT family N-acetyltransferase, producing the protein MPTQVTEDAGIPALRVVPVQQVPFADVEAVFGTKGDAAHCWCQWYKLPRSEWTMNDAELAQLLERQVRDAEHGPGLIAYDGETPVGWCAVEPRSALPGLPRKRLVAEGSPDLDFDDASIWAVTCFVVPRAHRKRGVGGALAEAAVAFAREHGARVVEAYAIDPSARSKVPAADLFPGTVGMFERAGFREVARPTPNRAVMQARFDAEG; encoded by the coding sequence ATGCCAACCCAGGTCACTGAAGACGCCGGCATTCCGGCCCTGCGCGTCGTCCCCGTCCAGCAGGTGCCGTTCGCCGATGTCGAGGCCGTGTTCGGAACGAAGGGCGATGCCGCGCACTGCTGGTGCCAGTGGTACAAGCTCCCGCGCAGCGAATGGACGATGAACGACGCCGAGCTCGCGCAACTCCTCGAGCGACAGGTGCGCGACGCAGAACACGGTCCGGGCCTCATCGCCTACGACGGCGAGACGCCGGTGGGCTGGTGCGCGGTCGAGCCGCGATCCGCGCTGCCCGGCCTGCCTCGCAAGCGCCTCGTGGCCGAGGGCTCCCCCGACCTGGACTTCGACGACGCGAGCATCTGGGCCGTCACGTGCTTCGTCGTGCCGCGGGCGCACCGCAAGCGCGGCGTCGGCGGCGCACTGGCCGAGGCGGCCGTCGCGTTCGCGCGCGAGCACGGCGCTCGGGTGGTCGAGGCCTACGCCATCGACCCCTCGGCCAGGTCCAAGGTCCCTGCGGCCGACCTGTTCCCCGGCACCGTGGGCATGTTCGAGCGCGCCGGCTTCCGCGAGGTCGCGCGACCCACGCCCAACCGCGCCGTCATGCAGGCCCGCTTCGACGCCGAAGGCTGA
- a CDS encoding nitroreductase/quinone reductase family protein, whose protein sequence is MSGVHHAVLKASGWRVAKRIGGMPVLELTTVGSRSGARRTVVLSAPIVEGERIILVASRGGADRDPAWYRNLVANPRVEVTRGRTTACMVARTANPAERAVLWDRVVAAYGGYATYQGRTEREIPLVICEPCGAGAGDPAG, encoded by the coding sequence ATGTCCGGAGTGCATCACGCGGTGTTGAAGGCGAGCGGATGGCGCGTGGCGAAGCGGATCGGCGGCATGCCGGTGCTCGAGCTCACCACCGTCGGGTCCCGGAGCGGTGCACGGCGAACCGTCGTGCTCTCCGCACCGATCGTCGAGGGTGAGCGCATCATCCTCGTGGCGTCGCGCGGCGGCGCAGATCGCGATCCGGCCTGGTACCGGAACCTCGTGGCGAACCCGCGCGTCGAGGTGACGCGAGGACGCACGACCGCGTGCATGGTCGCGAGAACGGCGAACCCCGCGGAGCGGGCGGTGCTCTGGGATCGCGTCGTCGCGGCATACGGCGGCTACGCGACCTACCAGGGCCGCACCGAACGCGAGATCCCGCTCGTGATCTGCGAGCCGTGCGGCGCGGGCGCCGGCGACCCGGCCGGGTGA
- the der gene encoding ribosome biogenesis GTPase Der: MTDQRDEYDDESVADDRLADRLADVDDELAEQRAAALRSGLSDYNLDDDDLDVLEHSEEGEDGIRYLPALPVVAIVGRPNVGKSALVNRILGRREAVVEDTPGVTRDRVSYKGEWLDRRFTLVDTGGWEPDAKGIDASVAAQAEVAIDLCDVVLFVVDATVGATATDEHVVRLLRKTNKPVFLVANKVDDARQESEAAALWNLGLGEPHPVSALHGRGVADMLEAVFKVLPQVSAVAKDEFGGPRRVAILGRPNVGKSSLLNKAAGEERVVVNELAGTTRDPVDEQIELGGKIWRFVDTAGIRRRVHLQQGADFYASLRTQAALEKAEVAVVLLDVSQPISEQDVRIIDLVLESGRALVLAYNKWDLLDDDRRRYLEREIEKDLHHVAWAPRVNISARTGRHLEKLVPALETALASWDTRIATGKFNAFLTELTQQTPHPVRGGKQPRVLFGTQAASRPPTFVLFTTGFLDPGYRRFIQRRLREIYGFEGSPIVINMRVREKRQR; the protein is encoded by the coding sequence ATGACCGACCAGCGCGACGAGTACGACGACGAGTCCGTCGCCGACGACCGGCTCGCCGACCGCCTCGCCGACGTCGACGACGAGCTGGCCGAGCAGCGCGCGGCAGCGCTGCGCTCGGGGCTGTCCGACTACAACCTCGACGACGACGACCTCGACGTGCTCGAGCACTCCGAAGAGGGCGAAGACGGCATCCGCTACCTGCCGGCCCTGCCGGTGGTCGCGATCGTCGGCCGCCCCAACGTGGGCAAGTCGGCGCTCGTGAACCGCATCCTCGGCCGCCGCGAGGCCGTCGTCGAGGACACCCCCGGCGTGACGCGCGACCGCGTGTCGTACAAGGGCGAGTGGCTCGACCGTCGCTTCACCCTCGTCGACACCGGCGGTTGGGAGCCCGATGCCAAGGGCATCGACGCCTCCGTCGCGGCGCAGGCCGAGGTCGCGATCGACCTCTGCGACGTCGTGCTCTTCGTGGTCGACGCCACGGTCGGCGCGACCGCGACCGACGAACACGTCGTTCGGCTGCTCCGCAAGACGAACAAGCCCGTCTTCCTCGTCGCCAACAAGGTCGACGACGCCCGCCAGGAGTCCGAGGCCGCAGCGCTCTGGAACCTCGGCCTCGGCGAGCCGCACCCCGTCTCCGCACTGCACGGGCGCGGCGTCGCCGACATGCTCGAGGCCGTGTTCAAGGTGCTCCCGCAGGTGTCCGCCGTCGCGAAGGACGAGTTCGGCGGACCCCGCCGCGTCGCGATCCTCGGTCGACCGAACGTCGGCAAGAGCTCGCTCCTGAACAAGGCCGCCGGTGAGGAGCGCGTCGTCGTCAACGAGCTCGCGGGCACCACCCGCGACCCCGTCGACGAGCAGATCGAGCTCGGCGGCAAGATCTGGCGCTTCGTCGACACCGCCGGCATCCGTCGTCGCGTGCACCTGCAGCAGGGCGCCGACTTCTACGCATCGCTGCGCACCCAGGCGGCGCTCGAGAAGGCCGAGGTCGCCGTCGTGCTCCTCGACGTCTCGCAGCCGATCTCCGAGCAGGACGTGCGCATCATCGACCTCGTGCTCGAATCGGGCCGCGCGCTCGTGCTCGCCTACAACAAGTGGGACCTCCTCGACGACGACCGTCGCCGCTACCTCGAGCGCGAGATCGAGAAGGACCTGCACCACGTGGCGTGGGCCCCTCGCGTGAACATCTCGGCCCGCACCGGGCGCCACCTCGAGAAGCTCGTGCCCGCCCTCGAGACCGCACTCGCGTCGTGGGACACCCGCATCGCGACGGGCAAGTTCAACGCGTTCCTCACCGAGCTCACGCAGCAGACGCCGCACCCCGTGCGCGGCGGCAAGCAGCCCCGTGTCCTGTTCGGCACGCAGGCCGCGAGCCGGCCGCCGACATTCGTGCTCTTCACGACCGGGTTCCTCGACCCGGGCTACCGCCGGTTCATCCAGCGGCGCCTGCGCGAGATCTACGGGTTCGAGGGTTCGCCGATCGTCATCAACATGCGCGTGCGCGAGAAGCGCCAGCGCTAG